One Desulfuromonadaceae bacterium genomic region harbors:
- a CDS encoding SEL1-like repeat protein, protein MVDNRPKNSYRRCITMDITEQKNEDIRNSKTYRSAVAGSSDAQLEVGCKFYKNGNEFEAFEFLKMSAENGNPEAMNKIGYIYFHGIVSVKDITLAAFWWSKGAQLGSEKARNNLLLLK, encoded by the coding sequence ATGGTTGATAACCGTCCGAAAAATTCTTATCGGCGTTGCATAACAATGGATATTACAGAGCAGAAAAATGAGGACATTAGGAACTCAAAAACTTATCGAAGTGCTGTGGCTGGTAGCTCAGATGCTCAACTTGAAGTTGGTTGCAAATTTTATAAAAACGGGAATGAGTTTGAGGCGTTTGAGTTTTTAAAAATGTCTGCTGAAAATGGAAATCCAGAGGCAATGAATAAAATCGGATACATATACTTTCATGGGATCGTTTCAGTAAAAGATATAACTTTAGCAGCATTTTGGTGGAGCAAAGGGGCGCAGTTGGGCAGCGAGAAGGCAAGAAATAACCTGCTGTTACTGAAATAA
- a CDS encoding DUF2007 domain-containing protein, with protein MIKIYTPDDDIQLAMIKGIFASEGIHFYVHNDNFGSMRPGIRIEQFNKKTFMVHEKDLERANEIIGIFIDNINESESGQEPESPKYSFFDKCRMVMEVVLFGWIMPGKRWQRKKNKDKVAWEHFGGHNTYLENNRHQVDKTEARSAENAGEIGVMSPEVPTLCKVSCSAKRISAIGCHV; from the coding sequence ATGATCAAAATTTACACTCCTGATGACGACATTCAACTTGCCATGATCAAAGGTATCTTTGCGTCAGAAGGTATTCATTTCTACGTACATAACGATAATTTCGGTTCAATGAGGCCGGGCATAAGGATCGAGCAATTCAATAAAAAGACCTTTATGGTTCATGAAAAAGACCTTGAGAGAGCCAATGAAATTATCGGAATCTTCATTGACAACATAAATGAATCCGAGTCGGGACAGGAACCGGAATCGCCAAAATATTCATTTTTCGATAAATGCAGAATGGTTATGGAGGTTGTACTCTTCGGTTGGATCATGCCGGGTAAGCGTTGGCAACGAAAGAAAAACAAAGACAAGGTAGCGTGGGAACACTTCGGGGGACATAACACTTATTTAGAAAACAATCGGCATCAGGTGGACAAAACAGAAGCCCGGTCGGCAGAAAATGCCGGAGAAATAGGTGTTATGTCCCCCGAAGTCCCTACTCTGTGTAAAGTGAGTTGCAGTGCAAAGAGAATTTCAGCAATTGGTTGTCATGTTTGA
- the ltrA gene encoding group II intron reverse transcriptase/maturase: MDVPKPVRTGAPSALERVRQAAGKDKKQRFTALFHHVYDIEQLRRAYYAVKRNAAPGIDGETWRHYGENLEENLQNLTERLKRGAYRAKPVLRSYIPKAEGRQRPIGLPVLEDKIVQRAVVEVLNAIYECDFLGFSYGFRPKRHQHPALDALYMGIYTQKVSWVLDADIRAFFDTLNHEWLVKFVEHRIADRRIVRLIQKWLSAGVLEEGKRIPNEEGTVQGGSISPLLANIYLHYVFDLWIRQWRRTQARGDVVVVRYADDFVVGFQYRDEAERFLTELRERFAKFGLDLHPDKTRLIEFGRFAAQNRKKRGERRPETFDFLGLTHICGETRKGKFTVLRQTMRKKWQAKLKWRKSGTSMKLCVALFSA, translated from the coding sequence ATGGACGTCCCCAAACCCGTCCGGACCGGCGCGCCAAGCGCCCTCGAACGGGTACGCCAAGCAGCAGGAAAGGATAAGAAGCAGCGGTTCACAGCCCTCTTTCACCACGTTTACGACATCGAGCAACTGCGGCGCGCCTATTACGCGGTCAAACGTAACGCCGCCCCAGGGATCGATGGAGAGACATGGCGCCACTACGGCGAGAATCTGGAGGAAAATCTCCAGAACCTTACCGAACGGCTGAAACGAGGAGCGTACCGGGCGAAGCCGGTTCTTAGAAGCTACATCCCGAAGGCGGAAGGTCGGCAGCGACCGATCGGATTACCCGTGTTGGAAGACAAGATCGTCCAGCGCGCCGTCGTCGAGGTGCTGAATGCCATCTACGAATGCGACTTCCTCGGCTTCTCCTATGGATTCCGGCCCAAGCGCCACCAGCACCCGGCGCTTGACGCCTTGTATATGGGAATCTATACGCAGAAGGTGAGCTGGGTACTCGATGCCGACATTCGTGCGTTCTTTGACACCCTCAATCACGAATGGCTGGTGAAATTTGTCGAGCACCGAATCGCGGATCGGCGCATCGTGCGCCTCATCCAGAAATGGCTGAGCGCCGGGGTGCTGGAAGAGGGAAAGCGGATACCAAATGAAGAGGGAACGGTACAAGGCGGCAGCATCAGTCCGCTACTGGCCAATATCTACCTTCACTACGTATTCGACCTGTGGATTCGGCAATGGCGGAGGACGCAGGCGCGGGGCGACGTAGTCGTCGTGCGCTATGCCGACGACTTCGTGGTCGGGTTCCAGTATCGCGACGAAGCGGAGCGGTTCCTCACTGAACTACGCGAACGATTCGCCAAGTTCGGTCTGGATCTGCATCCCGACAAGACACGCCTGATCGAGTTTGGACGGTTTGCCGCCCAAAACCGAAAGAAGAGGGGCGAAAGAAGACCGGAGACCTTCGATTTTCTCGGACTCACTCACATTTGCGGGGAAACGAGGAAGGGCAAGTTCACGGTGCTTCGTCAAACGATGCGCAAGAAGTGGCAGGCGAAGCTGAAGTGGAGAAAAAGCGGGACGTCCATGAAATTATGCGTTGCTCTTTTTTCAGCATAG
- a CDS encoding DUF4339 domain-containing protein, which yields MFKKIRRHSAITRLLEEQLYEQVAIELRNGHRRDGLWTKALSNSSGIEEKAKALYIEYRVQSLKDEIELTTAIEEEVENRKKSTSPDVSRRKKIIQKEATNAPRKATSTPPPKNTPTATSTSSKTSNSRKEDSTKASSSSGFDPDDYEWFVSAGEREFGPRTTEEIIKMIEQGKITRKSFIRNSTMNVREPITETYFVVFMNSDTNQLSESQQMLLLCIKCQRKFESDKKYCGFCRSSDFVVEQW from the coding sequence TTGTTCAAGAAAATAAGAAGGCATTCCGCGATAACGAGATTATTAGAAGAGCAACTATATGAGCAGGTTGCCATTGAGTTGCGTAATGGGCACCGCCGGGATGGACTTTGGACAAAAGCCCTATCAAATTCTTCTGGCATAGAAGAAAAAGCTAAAGCACTTTATATTGAGTATAGAGTCCAATCCCTTAAAGACGAAATTGAACTTACTACCGCAATTGAAGAAGAAGTTGAAAATAGAAAAAAATCAACTTCACCAGACGTGAGTCGGAGGAAAAAAATAATACAAAAAGAAGCAACGAACGCACCCAGAAAAGCAACAAGCACACCCCCCCCAAAAAACACACCAACCGCCACCTCTACATCCAGCAAAACATCCAATTCACGAAAAGAAGACTCCACTAAGGCTAGCAGCAGTTCTGGATTCGATCCGGACGATTATGAATGGTTTGTCAGCGCCGGAGAAAGAGAATTCGGTCCAAGAACAACAGAAGAAATAATAAAAATGATTGAACAGGGAAAAATAACAAGAAAATCTTTTATAAGAAACTCAACAATGAACGTCCGAGAACCAATAACAGAAACATATTTTGTAGTTTTTATGAATTCAGATACAAATCAATTAAGTGAGTCACAACAGATGCTCTTACTCTGTATAAAGTGCCAAAGGAAATTCGAGAGTGATAAAAAATATTGTGGTTTTTGCAGGTCATCAGATTTTGTGGTAGAACAATGGTAG
- a CDS encoding transposase has protein sequence MPRQARIDAPGAIHHIICRGVERRAIFRDDSDRDDFVTRLTSLCKETSTECLAWALIPNHFHLLLRTGQVPIATIMRRLLTGYAVKFNRRHGRTGHLFQNRYKSILCQEELYLLELVRYIHLNPLRARQVASIEALKNYPYSGHRCLMGQNEDGWQNVAVVLERFGTRLPVARKAYEAFVADGLSQRKRFDLIGGGLIRSSGGWQKVVQNRQANLESKGDERILGEGSFVEEVLRQAEEAFARKTDSLQQSVPFDELLKAAANHFGLKPGDLTLPGKQPLRVKGRSLLCFWAVRELGMTASEVGRKIGLTQSAVSRAVPRGESLSKEMQIALPTGNA, from the coding sequence ATGCCCCGTCAAGCCCGCATAGATGCTCCTGGTGCCATCCATCACATTATTTGTCGTGGCGTTGAACGTCGCGCAATATTCAGGGACGACAGTGATCGTGACGATTTTGTCACGCGTTTGACCTCACTCTGCAAAGAAACCTCCACGGAATGCCTGGCCTGGGCACTGATTCCAAACCATTTTCATTTATTGTTGCGTACCGGGCAAGTTCCGATCGCCACAATAATGCGCAGACTCCTGACCGGTTATGCGGTCAAATTTAATCGCCGCCATGGTCGCACTGGTCACCTGTTTCAAAACCGCTATAAATCGATCCTCTGTCAGGAAGAATTATATCTGTTAGAACTGGTTCGCTATATCCATCTCAACCCTCTGCGTGCCCGACAGGTTGCGTCAATAGAGGCGTTGAAAAACTATCCCTATAGTGGACACCGTTGTTTGATGGGGCAGAATGAAGACGGTTGGCAGAATGTTGCGGTCGTTCTGGAACGTTTTGGTACACGGCTGCCAGTTGCACGCAAGGCTTATGAGGCATTTGTTGCCGATGGGTTGTCGCAGAGAAAGCGGTTCGATCTCATCGGCGGTGGGCTGATTCGCAGCAGTGGCGGTTGGCAAAAGGTTGTGCAGAATCGCCAGGCAAATCTGGAAAGTAAAGGCGATGAGCGGATACTTGGCGAAGGTTCCTTTGTCGAAGAGGTTTTGCGCCAGGCTGAGGAAGCTTTTGCGCGCAAAACAGACTCTCTTCAGCAGAGCGTTCCCTTCGATGAACTGCTCAAAGCCGCGGCCAATCACTTTGGTTTAAAACCGGGGGATCTGACACTGCCGGGAAAACAGCCGTTACGCGTCAAAGGTCGGAGCTTGTTATGTTTCTGGGCGGTTCGAGAATTAGGGATGACCGCGAGTGAAGTCGGCAGGAAGATCGGTTTGACGCAGTCTGCTGTGAGTCGGGCGGTGCCGCGGGGTGAGAGTCTTTCAAAAGAAATGCAAATTGCATTACCGACGGGAAACGCATGA
- a CDS encoding transposase, producing the protein MPRQARIDAPDAVHHIICRGVERRAIFKDDSDRDDFVTRLTSLCKETSTECLAWALIPNHFHLLLRTGQVPIATIMRRLLT; encoded by the coding sequence ATGCCCCGTCAAGCCCGCATAGATGCTCCTGATGCCGTCCATCACATTATTTGTCGTGGCGTTGAACGTCGCGCAATATTCAAGGACGACAGTGATCGTGACGATTTTGTCACGCGATTGACCTCACTCTGCAAAGAAACCTCCACGGAATGCCTGGCCTGGGCACTGATTCCAAACCATTTTCATTTATTGTTGCGTACCGGGCAAGTTCCGATCGCCACAATAATGCGCAGACTCCTGACCG